The following DNA comes from Mycobacterium sp. MS1601.
GCGTCGCCGGCGATGGTGGCGTTGGCGTTGCCGCCCGCGCCGCCGTTGCCGCCGTCGCCTGCGAACAGGCCGGCGCTGCCGCCGTTGCCGCCATTGGTGGCGGCGGAGATCAGCGCACCTGTTTCGGCGTCGTAGACCGCGTCGACGCCGTTGCCGCCGTTGCCGCCGCTACCACCGAAGTAGCCGGCGTTGCCGCCGTTGCCACCGTTGGCGCCGGCACCGCCGTTGCCCCACAGCAGGCCTCCGTTGCCGCCGTTGCAGGCGCTGCCGGTGCACGAGGCACTGGCGTCGATGCCGTTGCCGATCAGGAATCCGCCCTCACCGATGACCGTGGCGCCGGTGTAGACGTTGGCGCTGGCGGTGGCGGGGCCACCCTCGGTGTAGAGGAACGGGTTGATCGGGGTCTCGTCGTTGACCAGCTTGACGTCGGCGCTGAAGGCGGCGGGTACCGACGGTTCCTCCGACGCGGCGGCGGCAGCCACCAGGGCACCGAGCCCCACCATTGCCGCGCCGGCGACGCCCGTAGCCACGTGCTTGTGCACGGAACGGTTAGTCGCCTTGTGGCGTCCGGACTTCACGTACATGTACCAACCCCCATCGGGATGAGCCTGCGCGTGCAGGCGGGTTACTTGATTCCTTAGGCATTCCTGTGAAAAGCCGCCCTGATTGTTGGGTTTGCGGAGTCACTCGTCAAGACCTACCCCTAGGCAAGGCTTACCTATCGTTGCGTTTTCAACTAAAACCCCAGGGGTCTCGTGGCTGGTAGGCCGTTTTCCTGCAGGTAGACGTATACGTAAATTTCTTTTAGGTCACACTTGTGTGACCTAAGCCTCATAAATTCAAAGTTATCCCGGTTTGTCGCCCATCTGTGCTAGAAACTTCGGCGACCCAGAATGGCTGATCTGGTTTGCTGGAATCGCGCGGCCGGGTGAACAGCGCCGGAGTGTGCAGCGCGGGGAGCCTCGGAAAGTAGGGTTACCGCCATGCGCGTCTACCTCGGTGCCGACCACGCCGGATACGAACTCAAGCAGGCCATCTTCGATCACCTCACCGCTACCGGCCACGAGCCCGTCGACTGTGGTGCATACACCTACGACGCCGAGGACGACTACCCGGCTTTCTGCATCGCGGCGGCGCAGAAGACCGTCGCTGATCCAGGCAGCCTGGGCATCGTTCTCGGCGGGTCAGGAAACGGGGAACAGATCGCCGCCAACAAGGTGCCCGGGGCGCGTTGCGCGCTGGCGTGGAGCACCGAAACGGCGTCGCTGGCCCGTCAACACAACAACGCCCAGTTGATCGGCATCGGTGGCCGGATGCACACAGAAGAGGAGGCGTTGGCCATCGTCGACGCGTTCCTGAGCACACCCTGGTCGGAGGCGCCGCGCCACCAACGCCGCATCGACATCCTCGCCGAGTACGAGCTGACGCACGACGCGCCGCCCGTACCCGGCGCCCCGGAGTAACCCGTGCCCGAAGGGCACACGCTGCACCGGCTGGCTCGCCTGCATCAACGCCGGTTCGGCCGTGCCCCCGTACGTGTGGGCAGCCCGCAGGGCAGGTTCACCGACGGAGCAGCCGCTGTTGACGGACGGGTGTTGCGCAAGTCCGACGCGTGGGGCAAGCACCTGTTCCATCACTACGACGGCGGGCGGGTGGTGCACGTCCACCTTGGGCTCTACGGCACGTTCACCGAGTTCCCCGCCGCCGACCTCGACGCCATCCCGGACCCGGTCGGCCAGGTGCGAATGCGGTTGATAGGCACCGAGTACGGCACCGATCTTCGCGGTCCGACAGTCTGCGAAGTGATCAGCGAGGCCGAGGTCACCGACATCGTGGCCAAGCTCGGCCCCGACCCGCTGCGCAAAGACGCCGACCCGGCCCCCGCGTGGGCGCGAATCACCAAATCGCGCCGACCGATCGGCGCACTGCTCATGGACCAGTCGGTGCTCGCCGGGGTGGGCAACGTATACCGCAGCGAACTGCTCTTCCGACACCGGATCAACCCGCTGCGCCCCGGCACGGACATCACCGCCGGCGAGTTCGCCGCCATGTGGACCGACCTGGTGGAGCTGATGAACGTGGGGTTGCGCCGGGGCAAGATCGTGGTCGTCCGCCCCGAAGACGACCATGGCGCACCGTCGTACCGGAAGGGTCGGCCGCGCACCTACGTCTACCGGCGCGCTCTCGAACCGTGCCGTGTGTGCGGTACCGCCGTCAAGACGATGGAGCTCGAGGGCCGCAACCTGTTCTGGTGTCCCAACTGTCAGGCCTGACTGCCCAGTCAGCAGGTTCACAGGATTGACGCGACAATCTGCGGGTGGAACTGATCTTGGTTGTCGTCGGTGCGATCGTAGTAACTGCCATGGCGCATCGGCGTGGCCTTGAACCGGCGCTGATCATCGTCGTCATCGGTGGTGTGGTGTCGTTCCTGCCGGGATTCGAAGCGCCCGAACTCGATTCGCACATCCTGTTGAGCGTCGTGCTGCCGCCGCTGCTGTACTCGGCCGCACTGGACTTCTCGTTCCCGACGTTTCTGCGCAACATCAAGCCGATCCTCGGCCTCGGCGTCGCGCTGGTGGTGGTCACCGCCTTCACCGTCGCAGCGGTGTCGTCATGGTTGGTCGTGGTGCCCCTGACCTTCGGAACCGCACTGATCCTCGGCGCCATAGTGGCACCACCGGACGCGGTGACCGCGGTGGCCGTCGGCCGCAAACTCGGGCTGCCCAAACGGGTGATGGCCATCCTGACCGGGGAGAGTCTGATCAATGACGCCGCAGCGCTGGCACTGTTCTCCATCGCCGTGGCCCAGGTGGCCGGCACCCACACCTTCATCGAGAACCCGCTGCTGCTGTTCGGCTATAGCGCGGTGGTGGGGCCGATAGTCGGTGCCGCACTCGGTTACGTCACGCTGTGGATCCGGCGACGGCTGAACAACCCGGGGCTGGAGACCGTGCAGGGACTGGTGGTTCCGTTCGCGGCGTTCATCGCCGCCGAACACCTCCACGCCTCCGGGGTACTGGCCGTGGTGGTTGCCGGCTTCGTCGTCGGTAGCGGCACCGTCGACGCCGGGTACCAGACCCGACTCCAGGAACGCTACGTCTGGAACTCCGTCGACGTCCTGTTGGAGGCGTTCGTCTTCGCCTACATCGGACTGCACCTGCGCTTCGTGCTGGAGGACCTGCGCGAAGCACACGAGTCGTTGGCAGAGGTGGCCGTCGCGTCGGCGATCGTGCTGCTGGTGGTTCTGGTGATCCGACCCCTGTCGGTGTTCGCGATGTTCAGCCGAGGAGTCCTGTCCCGCCACGTCGAGCGGCGCTTCAGCGTGCCGGTTCCCGAACGTGGCGGCCGCGGCGCCCTGGGCACCCGTAAACGCGACCGAGCACCCGCCAAGTGGCGATCGCGTATCGACAACCGCAGGCTCACCTGGCAGGAGAACGTGGTGGTGTCCTGGACCGGAATGCGCGGTGTGGTGACTCTTGCTGCGGCAGCGGCCATTCCGGTGACCACGGCCGCGGGGGAGCCGTTCCCGGAGCGGGCGACCATCCAGGCCATCGCATTCGTCACGGCCATCGGCACCCTGCTGCTGCAGGGCTGGACGCTGCCGCTGCTGATCCGCCGCCTAGACTTGACCTCCGACGACGAACACGTCTACGCGTTCGCTGAGACCGCCAAGGCCGAAGACGTTGTGCACCGAGCCGCCGTCGAGGTGCTGGCCGAGTTCCGCGACAACCCGCCGGAAGGGCTTGACCCCCGCATGCTCGCCGAGATCCGGACCACCATCGCCCGGCAGTCGCAGGATGCTGATGAGATGCCGGATCCGGAGGCGCACACACTGCGCGCGGAGACCTTCGCCGCGCTGTACCGAGCGGTGTTGACGGCGCAACGAGCGGCCCTGATCGGGGAACGCGACGAAGGCCGCATCGATGACGAGGCGGTCCGCGCCATGCTGGAGCGACTGGACCTACAGGAGGCGGGCGTCACCGCCCGTCTGGAGAGCCGGTTCTAGAAGCCGAAATCTCCACCGAAGTCGCCGCCACCGAAATCGCCACCGCCCCAGTCGCCGCCACCCCAGTCACCGCCGGTGTCACCACCGAGGTCGCCGCCGCTGTCACCGAAGCCTTGGTCGTAACCCTGGGCGAAGCCTTCTTCATACCCGGTGCCGGCCATGCCGGAGAACAAGGTGCTGAACAGCAGCATCGAGCCCACGCCCCAGGCGCCGGCCACCAGCGCCGGCTTCCACCACGGCTCCGAGTACCAGCCCGCGGGAACCGGCCGACCTGCGACGTTGCCGCCGGGGTAGTAGTTCGGGGTGCGCTGCGACGGGGACGGTGATGCTTCGATTTCACGGCCCTCGAACTCCACGCGACGGTCCTCGGTGACCTGCCCCGCGGTGCGCTGCCCGTGCAGGGATTCCAGCTCGGGACCGGGATCCATGCCCATGGCAAGGCGGGCTGCGCGCACGTAGTAGAGACCTTCGAGCGCGCTTTCCTTGGCCAGCAACGCCTGCTTGGCGGTGGTGGCCTGCTCGATCTGCGACCCGGCGGCGGTGAAGCGCTCCGAGGCGTCGGCCAGCGCCTGCTTGGAAGCGTCGTCGTTGCCGCTGAGGTTGATCACCTGCCCGCCGAGCCGGTCGATGACCCGCCGGGCGTCGGCTTTGGCGTCGGCCAGCGATGCCTCGTTACGCCGGCCGCTGTTACGCGAGGAACTCCACACAGCCAGGCCGATGGCCCCGACAACAACGAGGATGAGTAGCAGCAGGAAGCCGTCCATGGCGTCCAGGGTACTCACAGAAACCGAGTGCTCCCCAGATATCAGAACCCGAGGTCGACGGGAGCGAACTTCGAGGTCACGTCACCGGCCAGCGACTCGTCATAGGGGTTCACCGCGTGCGGTTGCACACCGGCGCTGATGTCGAGGCCGTCGAGTTGCGCCCACAGCACGCTGGGGCTGCTGGTCAGCTCGAAGAAGTAGGTGCGATTGGTCAGATCGCAGACCGTGCGGTATTCGGTGTTGTACACACCGAAGTCCTCATAGGGCGCCCCGAACGGTACCGAGACATTGCGGGCGATGGCCATCACCGCGGCCACCGCCTGCCGTTCGTCGGCCGGTTCCGGCAGCAGACCCGAGAAGTAGGCGGCCCGCTGGAAGCGGTCGACGGCGTTGACGTTGCCGGGCACCGGTGTCGATCCGGTGGGATGTGAGAAGTCATGCTGGGCAAGCAGTTCCAGCTGTTCCTCGTAGGTGGGGTCATTGGTCATCAAGGTGTACTGCCGCCCGTGGTGCACTACCGGCTTGCCGTCGGCGAATTCGATGATCGCCGAGTCTCCGCTGGCGTCCTCGAGCGCCACATGCAGGTTGGCGTCGAAGCCACGGACATTGATCAGCACCACCTGGATGGCCTCCATCAAGGCCAGCGCGTCGGCGACCGTTTCCGCCTGGTCCAACAGGTACTGCACCCAGAGCCCGGTTTGCACACCGGGTTTGGACGAGTCGCGGTCGCCGAAATCCGTCGAGTCCAGATACAGGCCGTGTGCTGCCAGGCCCCGCTCGTTGAACCCGTCGATGGTGCCGATGCCGTAGATCGTGGTGACCAGGCTGCCGTAGCGGCTGGTCCACGTCAGTGGATTCTCGGTGACCATCACCTGGGAGCCGACCAGTCCGCCGTTGCGCTTGCGGCCCCGCGGCATCGCAACGACTAGAGGCTGCGTGGACTCCGGCCAGTCCATGGTCCGTCCCGAAAGGACGGCCAGATCATTGCTGTTCCAAAGGATTCGGGTGCACACATCACTACCGTAGTGGTCAGCGGGCCGATGCGCCGGTGAGTAGCTGCTCGACGCTTGAGGCGCTCGAGGTTGCGGGCGGTACTGGCACGTGCGGCAGTGTGGTCGGCACTGCCTGGGCCGCCGTCGGCAAGGAGATGGCGACATCGGAGACGTTGACGATGCCGAACGACGTGAAATCCTCGTACGCCACCGCGGAATCCACGATTTGCAACCGCAGCACATCCCGGGAGTCGGCCATGGTGTAGGCGATGTTCTCCATCTTGATCTCGACGGTGTGTTGGCGGCCGTCGAGGGTCACCGGGATCGGAGTCACCAGGTTGCCGACCACCAGGCCCGTCTTGTCGTCCACCAGTTGGGCGTAGATGGTGCGGCTGGTACCCACGCCGGAGTAGGTCAGGGTCACCGTGGGTGCGCCCACGATGTGCACCGGTGCCTGCGCGGTGCCCTGGCTGGCAATCTCCACTTCGAGTGCGTGTCGTGACGCGGCGGCCGAGGGCAGCGACAGGGGGAACGGCGCCTGGGTCTGCGGGCCGGAACCGCCGAGAAAGGGCACCACCGGCAAGAGGCCGCCGGGCCCGGACTGGTTTATCACCTCGCTGCCGAAGAAACCGGTGCCCGGCAACGGGAGGTGATCGGCGGCGAACCAATCACCTTTCTGGTCCACCCACATGAACGTCGGGCCGGGAGTCGGTACCTCGTCACCTTTGTTCTTGACGTAGGTGTCCATCCAGGCCAGCGTCTGGGCAGTGAGGAAGCCGTACTGGTCGGCGCTCTGCTGCTTGTCCAGATTGAGGCAGTACCCGTGCCCGCCGCAGTACCAGATCATCCGAACCGGCACGTCCTGGCCCAGCTGTGCGGCATTGTCCAATGCCTGCTGCAGCACGAACAACCCGTCGACGGTGCCCTGAAGGAACATCGTCGGTGCGGTGATGTCACCCACCACGGTGTCGGGGCTGTTTCTCGAGAGGAACCGCTGCTGGCCAGGTGTCAGGAAGCCTGCGACGAGACCGGTCACGATGCCCGCGTAGATCTGTGGATCGGGCCGGGAGCCGGTCAGCGCCAACGACAACGCCAGGAGCGACGCCCACGCGCTCTTGAAGGTGCGGTTGGGATACAGGGCTTCGTTGAGCGAGTTCCATGCAATACCGGGTGCGATGGCATCGATGCGGTGATCGATGCCCGCCGACGTCAACTGGATGCCGCCGCCGTAGGAGCCGCCGACCATCCCGACCAGAGGATCACCCGCGGTCTCGTTCTTCACCCCGGGCTGACTGCTTGCCCAGTCGATGATGGCCGACACGTCGCGGGCCTCGAACAGTTCCGAGTCCAGATGCATGAGTCCGCCGGAGGCGAACTCACCGCGCGGATCCCAGGTCACCACGTTGTAGCCGGCGGCGCGCATCCGCGAGATCCCCGGCACCAGGCCGGCCACCGTGCTGGCCTGCTGCAGGTTGACGTAGCCGGCGGTTGCCAGGCTGGGTCCGTTGAGGAGGGTGGGCGCTTCCGCGCCGAACTCGAGGCCGCTGGCGGGGAAGAAGTTCACGCTGATCCGGGTGCCGTCGAAGGATCGGATCTCGGTGGTGAACGCGATGGGGGCGGCGTCCTCGCCGACGTACGGGGCCACGTCGACGACGACGCTGTACACGTGCGCACGGCCGATCAGCGGGGAGAGCACGTCGTTGACGATCGGCACCTGCTGCAGCACGACGATGATGCGGGGGGCCAGGGCGCCGACGACGGGAATGGCCTCGACAGTCTGGGTGAACCGGGTCTGTTCGGCGACCAGGACCGAGAACCGTTCCTGGGCGGCAGGACGCGACGGTGACAGGTAGGGCAGGAATGTGAAGTCACCGTCTGCTGTGTCCAGGCTGACCTTGCCGCCACCGCTGGGTTTGCGAACCAGGGTGTAGGTCAACGGTTTTGGCGGCTCGGCCATGTTGGTACCGGTGATGACGCCGTCGTCGAGTGAGATGCTGGGGGTGTAGGGGACTGCGGCATCGGCCTGGCGCCCGGCGCCTGCGACCAGCGGCGGGTCCGTTGCGGTGTCCGTGGGCTCGCCGCGCTCCTGCCGTTCCGGGGTTGTGGTGGCGGCTGACCCGGTAGGCGTCGGGCTGGAGTCCAGTGTGTCCTGATTTGCCGAGTCGTCCTCGTCGGCGGACGTCTCGGCCACGTCGTCGTCTGCGGCGGTGTCCTGGGAGTCCTTGGCTCCGCGGTCCGTGTTAGCGGTGCGGTAGCTCGATCGCTTCGTGGTCGCACGCGTGTCTTCGGCGCCGGAGTCCGTCTCGGCCTTGTCCACTTTGTTGGCAGACGTGTTGTCCTGCTTGGTATCTGAGGCCTTGTCATCCTGGGCAGACGACGACTCCGAGGTGCTGGTGCCGGGGGAGCTGTCCTCGGTATCGGCAGTGGCGGCACCGCTGCCGACAAAGATCGCGATGCCGACGCCCAGTGCGACGGCCAATCCGCCGACTCGGCCCACATACTTCGAAGCGCCCATCATGACCTCGTTGTCACCCGACGGAATGTGGGCCGAGACTACCGCCGATCAATCGACAATTGACGGCATTCGCAAATTAGCGCGTGAGGAAGATCGAGCGTCAGCTCAGCGGTAGTAAACCTCGCCGCCGTCGGGATATCCGCCGCCGGTGGTGGTGATGTGCACGTGGTCGTAGTGCCCGTAGCCGCCACGTTGGGCGCCGGACGGTGTGTAGTAGACGCCGCGCCAGATGGCGTCCTGGATGCCGAACCGGTCGGCGTGCTTGAGGACGTAGGCCACGATCTGATTGCCCAGTTCGATGCTCTGGGCTGATCCGGGGTTCTGGATCATGACATCGAGTGCCAGGCCGTCCGGGTGCCAGCGCAGGGCATCGGCGCGAACACCGCCGATCTGCTGGATCTCGGGGAACACGGCGCTGATGCTGCGCGCGGTCAGGATGGTCCTGACTTGTAGGCCGCGTTCGGGGGCGACGCCGACGGGCAGGGTGCGCTCGACGGTGCGCAGCCCGCGTGACGCCGACGCGTTCTGGTCGGCGGCGTATTTCATGTCACCGCCGGCGAAGCCCATCGGGGAGACGGCGACCAGTTCCACGCAGCACAGCGCGGCGGTTTCTTCGGTGGAGGGGGCCATCTGATCGACGATGGGAGCGGCCTGGACCTCGACGGGAACCTGCCCGACGTCACCTTTGACGGCGAAGAGCACGGCGGCCGGAACGGCGACGGAGGCCAAGATCATCGACGGTTTGCGCCGCGTCTCGGGTTGTGAATGCCGTCCCACGGACAGCAGCCTACGACAGGCGCGGCACAGTACCCCAACAAAAGTGGAAAAAGTATCCGCGACACGATTCGTTACTCGATCGAGATTGAGGCGCCATCAACCCGCGATGTGGCCGCCCGGATGCGGGTTGACCTGCGCAAAGAAGATCAACCCGCACCGAGTGCGTCCTCAGTCGATCGAGTGGCTGTCGCCGTCGGTGCCGGACTGCCCGGAGCTGCCACCGATACCGCCGGAGCCACCCTTGCCGCCGGTGCCTCCTTCAGCCTCGATGCCGCCGGAGGCGTCACCGCCGTCACCGCCGCGGCCTCCGCTGCCCGCAATGGCGCCACCCGCACCGCCGGCGCCGCCATCACCGCCGTAGGCATCGGCAGGTTCCGACGATGCGTCGCCGCCGCGACCTCCTGCGCCGCCCGAACCGGCGATCGCACCGCCGCGGCCACCCGCGCCGCCCTTACCGCCGTCGCCGGTTCCGCGGGTTGTGGTGCCGCTGCCGGCGTTGCCGCCGCGGCCGCCAGTGCCGCCGATGGCGGAATTGCCGCCCTGGCCGCCTGCGCCGCCGACTGCATGGCTGTGGAAGTTGTCGGCGTCGCCTCCCTCGCCTCCGTTGCCGCCGTCGCCGATGACCGCATATCCGCCTGCGCCACCCGCGCCGCCTGTCGCGGTGGTGCCGAAGTCGGCGGCCTCGGCGTAGCCTCCGTAGCCACCGTCTGCGGCCACGCCCAGCGTGGCGTCACCGCCTTCGCCGCCGGCGCCTCCGGTGGCGTTGCCGAAGCCCGCCTGGGCCTGCCCGCCGTCACCGCCCACGCCGCCGTCGCCGACGATCCAGCCGCCGCGCCCGCCGTTGCCGCCCGCGGCGCCCTGGGCATTGACGACGTCCGCGTCGGGGCCCAGCCAGTTGATGTCGTTGCCGCCGTGGCCACCCACGCCTCCGTCGCCGGAGAACAGCCCACCGCGTCCACCGTCCCCACCGCGGGTGGCTGCCGAGAGTTGGCCGTCGACCAGGTCGTAACGGGCGCTGGAGCCGGCACCGCCGTCACCGCCGTTGCCGATCAGCCAGGCGCCGTTGCCGCCCCGGCCGCCCGCCAGACCGACGCCGTGACTGCCGTTGCCGCCGTTGCCGAAGAGGAAGCCGGCGTCACCGCCGTTGCCGCCATTGGCTCCGTTGCCGCCGTTGCCCCACAGCAGTCCGCCGTTGCCGCCGTTGCACGCCGAGCCGGTGCAGT
Coding sequences within:
- a CDS encoding ribose-5-phosphate isomerase, with the protein product MRVYLGADHAGYELKQAIFDHLTATGHEPVDCGAYTYDAEDDYPAFCIAAAQKTVADPGSLGIVLGGSGNGEQIAANKVPGARCALAWSTETASLARQHNNAQLIGIGGRMHTEEEALAIVDAFLSTPWSEAPRHQRRIDILAEYELTHDAPPVPGAPE
- a CDS encoding Fpg/Nei family DNA glycosylase; the encoded protein is MPEGHTLHRLARLHQRRFGRAPVRVGSPQGRFTDGAAAVDGRVLRKSDAWGKHLFHHYDGGRVVHVHLGLYGTFTEFPAADLDAIPDPVGQVRMRLIGTEYGTDLRGPTVCEVISEAEVTDIVAKLGPDPLRKDADPAPAWARITKSRRPIGALLMDQSVLAGVGNVYRSELLFRHRINPLRPGTDITAGEFAAMWTDLVELMNVGLRRGKIVVVRPEDDHGAPSYRKGRPRTYVYRRALEPCRVCGTAVKTMELEGRNLFWCPNCQA
- a CDS encoding cation:proton antiporter encodes the protein MELILVVVGAIVVTAMAHRRGLEPALIIVVIGGVVSFLPGFEAPELDSHILLSVVLPPLLYSAALDFSFPTFLRNIKPILGLGVALVVVTAFTVAAVSSWLVVVPLTFGTALILGAIVAPPDAVTAVAVGRKLGLPKRVMAILTGESLINDAAALALFSIAVAQVAGTHTFIENPLLLFGYSAVVGPIVGAALGYVTLWIRRRLNNPGLETVQGLVVPFAAFIAAEHLHASGVLAVVVAGFVVGSGTVDAGYQTRLQERYVWNSVDVLLEAFVFAYIGLHLRFVLEDLREAHESLAEVAVASAIVLLVVLVIRPLSVFAMFSRGVLSRHVERRFSVPVPERGGRGALGTRKRDRAPAKWRSRIDNRRLTWQENVVVSWTGMRGVVTLAAAAAIPVTTAAGEPFPERATIQAIAFVTAIGTLLLQGWTLPLLIRRLDLTSDDEHVYAFAETAKAEDVVHRAAVEVLAEFRDNPPEGLDPRMLAEIRTTIARQSQDADEMPDPEAHTLRAETFAALYRAVLTAQRAALIGERDEGRIDDEAVRAMLERLDLQEAGVTARLESRF
- a CDS encoding linear amide C-N hydrolase, translating into MCTRILWNSNDLAVLSGRTMDWPESTQPLVVAMPRGRKRNGGLVGSQVMVTENPLTWTSRYGSLVTTIYGIGTIDGFNERGLAAHGLYLDSTDFGDRDSSKPGVQTGLWVQYLLDQAETVADALALMEAIQVVLINVRGFDANLHVALEDASGDSAIIEFADGKPVVHHGRQYTLMTNDPTYEEQLELLAQHDFSHPTGSTPVPGNVNAVDRFQRAAYFSGLLPEPADERQAVAAVMAIARNVSVPFGAPYEDFGVYNTEYRTVCDLTNRTYFFELTSSPSVLWAQLDGLDISAGVQPHAVNPYDESLAGDVTSKFAPVDLGF
- a CDS encoding CocE/NonD family hydrolase; translated protein: MGASKYVGRVGGLAVALGVGIAIFVGSGAATADTEDSSPGTSTSESSSAQDDKASDTKQDNTSANKVDKAETDSGAEDTRATTKRSSYRTANTDRGAKDSQDTAADDDVAETSADEDDSANQDTLDSSPTPTGSAATTTPERQERGEPTDTATDPPLVAGAGRQADAAVPYTPSISLDDGVITGTNMAEPPKPLTYTLVRKPSGGGKVSLDTADGDFTFLPYLSPSRPAAQERFSVLVAEQTRFTQTVEAIPVVGALAPRIIVVLQQVPIVNDVLSPLIGRAHVYSVVVDVAPYVGEDAAPIAFTTEIRSFDGTRISVNFFPASGLEFGAEAPTLLNGPSLATAGYVNLQQASTVAGLVPGISRMRAAGYNVVTWDPRGEFASGGLMHLDSELFEARDVSAIIDWASSQPGVKNETAGDPLVGMVGGSYGGGIQLTSAGIDHRIDAIAPGIAWNSLNEALYPNRTFKSAWASLLALSLALTGSRPDPQIYAGIVTGLVAGFLTPGQQRFLSRNSPDTVVGDITAPTMFLQGTVDGLFVLQQALDNAAQLGQDVPVRMIWYCGGHGYCLNLDKQQSADQYGFLTAQTLAWMDTYVKNKGDEVPTPGPTFMWVDQKGDWFAADHLPLPGTGFFGSEVINQSGPGGLLPVVPFLGGSGPQTQAPFPLSLPSAAASRHALEVEIASQGTAQAPVHIVGAPTVTLTYSGVGTSRTIYAQLVDDKTGLVVGNLVTPIPVTLDGRQHTVEIKMENIAYTMADSRDVLRLQIVDSAVAYEDFTSFGIVNVSDVAISLPTAAQAVPTTLPHVPVPPATSSASSVEQLLTGASAR